A genomic window from Engraulis encrasicolus isolate BLACKSEA-1 chromosome 14, IST_EnEncr_1.0, whole genome shotgun sequence includes:
- the LOC134463146 gene encoding putative mediator of RNA polymerase II transcription subunit 26: protein MRLDDYFKCCFRGPVSGESGKKVRNGAKGLSHQLADQMREGEIQEAGLASPSPPEIKPSNVASGSAGVSVSSYSPGIRLSDWERGQLELEEHRVRDEQEDLRRASLHGWFERRRLADERKKALELWRVSGKLTDDVKDLSSALEDLFEEKWGDIYHPLPTEADYREVSLPLWLYSPELEERMLRQKVSKLKQQHQQREQQKQQQERQKQQQLKQEHRQQKQVQQQEQGQDQQQWLQQWLQQWQQWQWQEQQQQQWHQEWHQEWQRLWRWHQWQQPSRPEEPGPPQQQPSRPEEPGPPQHQPSRPQAPGPPQHRQPQRQRHHEYEQ, encoded by the exons ATGAGACTGGACGACTATTTCAAGTGTTGTTTCCGAGGACCCGTCTCGGGGGAGAGCGGGAAGAAAGTCCGGAATGGGGCCAAGGGGTTGAGCCATCAGTTGGCGGATCAAATGCGTGAGGGCGAGATCCAAGAGGCCGGCCTCGCTTCCCCCTCGCCTCCCGAGATCAAGCCCTCCAATGTGGCCAGTGGCTCCGCTGGTGTCTCGGTGTCATCGTACTCTCCGGGGATCCGGCTGTCGGACTGGGAGAGAGGCCAACTGGAGCTGGAGGAGCATCGAGTCCGTGATGAGCAGGAGGACTTGAGGAGAGCGTCGCTCCATGGGTGGTTTGAGCGGCGGCGACTTGCGGATGAGAGGAAGAAGGCCTTGGAGTTGTGGAGAGTCAGCGGCAAACTAA CTGACGATGTCAAGGACCTGTCTTCAGCTCTGGAGGATCTCTTTGAAGAAAAATGGGGGGACATCT atcATCCCCTGCCTACTGAAGCGGATTACAGGGAGGTGTCTCTCCCCCTGTGGCTCTACAGTCCTGAGCTGGAAGAGAGGATGCTCCGTCAGAAGGTAAGCAAGCtgaagcagcagcaccagcagcgggagcagcagaagcagcagcaggagcgGCAGAAGCAGCAACAACTGAAGCAGGAGCATCGGCAGCAGAAACAggtgcagcagcaggagcaggggcaggacCAGCAGCAGTGGCTGCAGCAATGGCTGCAGCAGTGGCAGCAATGGCAGtggcaggagcagcagcaacagcagtggcaCCAGGAGTGGCACCAGGAGTGGCAGCGGCTGTGGCGGTGGCATCAGTGGCAGCAGCCCTCCAGGCCGGAGGAGCCTGGCCCACCCCAGCAGCAGCCCTCCAGGCCGGAGGAGCCTGGTCCACCCCAGCATCAGCCCTCTAGGCCTCAGGCGCCTGGCCCACCCCAGCATCGGCAACCCCAGAGGCAGCGACACCATGAGTACGAGCAATGA